From one Chanodichthys erythropterus isolate Z2021 chromosome 3, ASM2448905v1, whole genome shotgun sequence genomic stretch:
- the cant1a gene encoding soluble calcium-activated nucleotidase 1 translates to MPVSPGYARLNHNEPMNSLRISVGGLPMLASMTNTIDSRFRIKWKAIVVVASALTLVLLIYMQLLPFHPQPSGRYGLRLNHHEMRAQDHYNDTYPLSPPERTAQGTRYRIGVIADLDTNSLSDKKLTWFSYMLKGHLLVSESGDTVAVEWDQERVVLESHLAEKGRGMELSELVVFNGKLYSVDDRTGVVYNIEGLKAVPWVILPDGDGSVSKGFKAEWLAVKDEHLYVGGLGKEWTTTSGEVLNDNPEWVKVVGFHGDVQHHNWVPKYNSLRSAAGISPPGYLIHESAAWSDTLQRWFFLPRRASSERYDETADERRGTNIMLSCSPDFQDIKVRNVGPLNPTHGFSSFKFVPNTDDQIIVALKSEEDAGKIATYIVAFTLDGRILLPETKIGDVKYEGLEFI, encoded by the exons ATGCCTGTTTCTCCAGGCTATGCACGTCTTAACCATAATGAGCCTATGAACTCTCTGCGCATCTCTGTTGGAGGGCTCCCGATGCTGGCTTCCATGACCAACACCATAGACTCCCGCTTCCGCATCAAATGGAAAGCCATTGTGGTGGTAGCATCAGCGCTAACCCTCGTCCTTCTCATCTACATGCAGCTTTTGCCCTTCCACCCCCAACCTAGTGGCAGATATGGATTGAGGTTAAACCATCATGAGATGAGAGCGCAGGACCACTACAATGACACATACCCCCTCAGTCCACCAGAGCGCACGGCACAGGGCACGCGCTACCGTATAGGGGTCATCGCTGACCTGGACACAAACTCTCTTAGTGACAAGAAGCTGACCTGGTTCAGCTACATGCTAAAGGGTCACCTCCTGGTGTCAGAGAGTGGAGATACAGTGGCGGTCGAATGGGATCAGGAAAGGGTGGTCTTGGAAAGCCACCTGGCAGAGAAGGGTCGGGGCATGGAGCTCTCTGAATTAGTGGTGTTTAATGGCAAACTGTACAGTGTGGATGATCGTACAGGAGTAGTGTATAACATAGAAGGACTTAAGGCAGTGCCCTGGGTTATACTGCCAGATGGGGATGGCTCTGTTTCAAAAG GTTTTAAGGCAGAGTGGCTTGCAGTAAAGGATGAGCATCTATATGTGGGGGGTTTGGGAAAGGAGTGGACCACCACCAGTGGAGAAGTGCTGAACGACAATCCTGAGTGGGTGAAAGTGGTGGGATTCCATGGAGATGTACAGCACCACAACTGGGTTCCCAAGTACAACTCTCTCCGCAGCGCTGCAGGCATCAGTCCGCCTG GGTACCTCATACATGAGTCTGCAGCTTGGAGTGACACATTGCAACGCTGGTTCTTCCTGCCGCGGCGTGCTAGCAGCGAGCGGTACGATGAGACGGCAGATGAGCGGCGGGGCACCAATATAATGCTCAGCTGCTCCCCAGACTTCCAGGACATTAAAGTGAGAAACGTCGGGCCCCTGAACCCTACACATGGCTTTTCGTCTTTCAAGTTTGTCCCCAACACAGATGACCAGATTATTGTTGCCCTGAAGTCTGAGGAGGATGCTGGGAAAATTGCCACTTACATTGTGGCATTCACCCTGGATGGCCGAATCTTGCTTCCTGAAACTAAGATTGGGGATGTGAAGTATGAAGGACTTGAATTCATTTAG
- the LOC137013511 gene encoding galectin-3-binding protein A-like produces MSLLFAIFSAIMYETRIMFLLWPLLFLHVSAHRTLFDYKPKQPTQEGRVRLVGDLPSSGRVEIYHDGQWGTVCDDGWELAEAQVVCRQMGFPGAISAKSGGRYGEGSGPIWLDDMNCKGSESALSECSFKGWGVTDCSHKEDAGVVCETGTNITGNRQFSVDNSLSLSDDLGLLFDSGDGCDFSINVRDLSEEAELAFCVHSLILLIYPELNITNESRNLTLDVSQTCHPHVPTFLRYLYTRQIDVSITSAQCLHQLAFIFGVKKLMEDVGRVFTSLLPEDNTFRTQVSMYKYGVRTGDLVLQENVLQYLSWNCEFLISSPVWSTISFHMMDALLQRSDLVVKDEALLLEGLERWIQDKGDEISSEQQASLLNHIRFLLIPVDKLYEIQFSSSVLYQNHEKLYLNGLLRGFQFNALPFSKIRSKMDNMSYDYLPRIYTADEFSVFINDTTINYQYYHYNYGQNNRIQTFSTPAHPSALYKEQMVQWQAQVFRNVQECSNYGLSCDSFPVARLYGYGNQNSYTNTIRFCNRLILTCKYQNNVFHVQDFKNDMAVIPNNSSMGLPNPCPDDYSFRFVVRPEYI; encoded by the exons ATGTCTCTGCTGTTTGCAATATTTTCAGCAATCATGTATGAAACAAGAATCATGTTTCTTCTATGGCCTCTActgtttcttcatgtttcaGCACATCGGACCCTGTTtg ACTACAAACCAAAGCAGCCAACACAGGAGGGCAGAGTGAGGCTTGTTGGAGATCTGCCTTCATCTGGTCGAGTGGAGATCTACCATGATGGACAGTGGGGTACAGTTTGTGATGACGGATGGGAACTGGCCGAAGCACAAGTGGTGTGTCGTCAGATGGGTTTTCCTGGAGCGATATCGGCCAAGTCAGGAGGGCGCTATGGTGAAG GTTCTGGTCCAATCTGGTTGGATGACATGAACTGTAAAGGCTCGGAGAGCGCATTGTCtgaatgcagcttcaaaggctGGGGTGTTACTGACTGCTCACATAAAGAGGATGCAGGAGTGGTCTGCGAGACTG GAACAAACATAACCGGCAATCGCCAGTTCTCTGTGGATAACAGTCTGAGTTTGTCTGATGATCTTGGTCTTCTGTTTGACAGTGGAGATGGTTGTGATTTCAGCATTAATGTACGAGACCTCTCTGAAGAGGCAGAGTTGGCGTTTTGTGTGCACAGTTTGATTCTCTTGATTTATCCAGAACTAAACATAACAAATGAGTCCAGAAACCTCACATTGGATGTCAGCCAGACATGCCATCctcatgtccccacttttctcAG GTATTTGTACACACGTCAAATTGATGTTTCCATCACATCGGCTCAATGTCTCCATCAGCTGGCATTTATCTTTGGAGTGAAGAAGCTTATGGAGGATGTTGGCAGGGTCTTCACTTCACTCTTACCTGAAGACAACACCTTCCGGACACAGGTATCCATGTACAAGTATGGCGTCCGCACAGGTGACCTTGTTCTACAGGAGAATGTCCTTCAGTATCTTTCCTGGAACTGTGAGTTCCTCATAAGCTCTCCAGTGTGGAGCACCATCTCCTTTCACATGATGGACGCTCTGCTGCAGCGCTCAGACCTGGTTGTGAAAGATGAAGCTTTACTTCTTGAAGGTCTGGAGAGATGGATCCAAGACAAAGGTGATGAAATTAGTTCAGAACAACAGGCCAGCCTCCTGAATCACATCCGCTTCCTCTTGATCCCAGTGGACAAGCTGTATGAAATACAGTTTTCCTCAAGTGTTCTCTACCAGAATCATGAGAAACTGTACCTAAATGGTCTGCTCAGAGGTTTTCAGTTCAATGCTCTTCCTTTCTCTAAGATCAGGAGTAAAATGGATAACATGAGTTATGATTATCTACCCAGAATCTACACTGCTGATGAGTTTAGTGTATTTATCAATGACACAACCATCAATTACCAGTACTATCACTACAACTATGGCCAAAATAACAGAATCCAAACCTTCTCCACTCCTGCACACCCTAGTGCTCTTTACAAAGAGCAGATGGTCCAGTGGCAAGCACAGGTTTTTCGTAATGTTCAGGAATGCTCTAACTATGGTCTTTCATGTGATTCTTTTCCTGTTGCAAGGCTTTATGGATATGGTAATCAGAACAGTTACACTAACACCATTCGCTTCTGCAACAGGTTGATTCTCACCTGTAAGTATCAAAACAATGTCTTTCATGTCCAAGACTTCAAAAACGACATGGCAGTGATTCCAAATAACAGCAGTATGGGTCTGCCTAACCCCTGTCCTGATGACTACAGTTTTAGATTTGTAGTGCGTCCAGAGTATATCTGA